In Ipomoea triloba cultivar NCNSP0323 chromosome 7, ASM357664v1, a single genomic region encodes these proteins:
- the LOC116025690 gene encoding RNA-binding protein 24-B-like isoform X3 has product MSNNMNGQQFGDTTYTKVFVGGLAWETQKETMEKYFEQFGEILEAVVISDKATGRSKGYGFVTFREAEAAMRACVDAAPVIDGRRANCNLASLGVQRSKPSTPKHAGGGGGVRNFRAMSGFQGGFGATATAFPSATTFPHHYAIQQGLPYNLYGYSSYSPEFSYPTGYYGMYGGATAAQYAAMYGSGTNGMLSAAAAAAAFYPYLNFGEGSGGATTTGGYTASQAAYGVQYPHHLLQYSAAINTTAGFPAQHYATPISLAAHTTPVQSVCFAVPQA; this is encoded by the exons ATGAGCAACAACATGAATGGGCAGCAGTTCGGAGACACGACATATACCAAGGTTTTTGTCGGCGGTCTGGCATGGGAGACTCAGAAAGAAACCATGGAGAAATACTTTGAACAGTTCGGTGAAATCTTGGAGGCTGTTGTCATCTCCGATAAGGCCACAGGCAGATCAAAAGGCTATggcttt GTAACTTTTCGTGAGGCAGAAGCAGCCATGAGAGCGTGTGTTGATGCTGCACCAGTGATTGATGGGAGAAGGGCCAACTGCAATCTTGCTTCTTTGGGTGTTCAAAGATCCAAGCCTTCTACCCCTAAACatg CAGGAGGGGGAGGAGGAGTGAGAAATTTTAGGGCAATGAGTGGGTTTCAAGGAGGGTTTGGAGCAACAGCTACAGCCTTTCCTTCTGCAACAACCTTCCCTCATCATTATGCCATCCAACAAGGCCTACCTTATAATCTTTATGG GTACTCTTCATATTCTCCAGAATTTTCCTACCCCACG gGGTACTATGGTATGTATGGAGGCGCGACGGCGGCGCAGTATGCTGCAATGTATGGTAGTGGGACCAACGGGATGTTATCCGCCGCGGCAGCGGCAGCCGCCTTCTACCCTTACTTGAATTTTGGCGAAGGAAGTGGCGGAGCCACCACCACCGGCGGCTACACGGCCAGCCAGGCCGCCTACGGGGTCCAATACCCCCATCACTTGCTTCAGTACTCCGCCGCCATTAACACCACCGCCGGGTTCCCGGCGCAACACTACGCCACCCCCATTTCTCTGGCGGCGCACACAACTCCGGTGCAATCAG TTTGTTTTGCTGTGCCGCAGGCGTGA
- the LOC116025690 gene encoding RNA-binding protein 24-B-like isoform X2, translated as MSNNMNGQQFGDTTYTKVFVGGLAWETQKETMEKYFEQFGEILEAVVISDKATGRSKGYGFVTFREAEAAMRACVDAAPVIDGRRANCNLASLGVQRSKPSTPKHGGGGGVRNFRAMSGFQGGFGATATAFPSATTFPHHYAIQQGLPYNLYGYSSYSPEFSYPTGYYGMYGGATAAQYAAMYGSGTNGMLSAAAAAAAFYPYLNFGEGSGGATTTGGYTASQAAYGVQYPHHLLQYSAAINTTAGFPAQHYATPISLAAHTTPVQSGVTVAAAAARAPIPHR; from the exons ATGAGCAACAACATGAATGGGCAGCAGTTCGGAGACACGACATATACCAAGGTTTTTGTCGGCGGTCTGGCATGGGAGACTCAGAAAGAAACCATGGAGAAATACTTTGAACAGTTCGGTGAAATCTTGGAGGCTGTTGTCATCTCCGATAAGGCCACAGGCAGATCAAAAGGCTATggcttt GTAACTTTTCGTGAGGCAGAAGCAGCCATGAGAGCGTGTGTTGATGCTGCACCAGTGATTGATGGGAGAAGGGCCAACTGCAATCTTGCTTCTTTGGGTGTTCAAAGATCCAAGCCTTCTACCCCTAAACatg GAGGGGGAGGAGGAGTGAGAAATTTTAGGGCAATGAGTGGGTTTCAAGGAGGGTTTGGAGCAACAGCTACAGCCTTTCCTTCTGCAACAACCTTCCCTCATCATTATGCCATCCAACAAGGCCTACCTTATAATCTTTATGG GTACTCTTCATATTCTCCAGAATTTTCCTACCCCACG gGGTACTATGGTATGTATGGAGGCGCGACGGCGGCGCAGTATGCTGCAATGTATGGTAGTGGGACCAACGGGATGTTATCCGCCGCGGCAGCGGCAGCCGCCTTCTACCCTTACTTGAATTTTGGCGAAGGAAGTGGCGGAGCCACCACCACCGGCGGCTACACGGCCAGCCAGGCCGCCTACGGGGTCCAATACCCCCATCACTTGCTTCAGTACTCCGCCGCCATTAACACCACCGCCGGGTTCCCGGCGCAACACTACGCCACCCCCATTTCTCTGGCGGCGCACACAACTCCGGTGCAATCAG GCGTGAccgtggcggcggcggcggcgcgtgCACCCATTCCTCACCGTTGA
- the LOC116025690 gene encoding RNA-binding protein 24-B-like isoform X1 → MSNNMNGQQFGDTTYTKVFVGGLAWETQKETMEKYFEQFGEILEAVVISDKATGRSKGYGFVTFREAEAAMRACVDAAPVIDGRRANCNLASLGVQRSKPSTPKHAGGGGGVRNFRAMSGFQGGFGATATAFPSATTFPHHYAIQQGLPYNLYGYSSYSPEFSYPTGYYGMYGGATAAQYAAMYGSGTNGMLSAAAAAAAFYPYLNFGEGSGGATTTGGYTASQAAYGVQYPHHLLQYSAAINTTAGFPAQHYATPISLAAHTTPVQSGVTVAAAAARAPIPHR, encoded by the exons ATGAGCAACAACATGAATGGGCAGCAGTTCGGAGACACGACATATACCAAGGTTTTTGTCGGCGGTCTGGCATGGGAGACTCAGAAAGAAACCATGGAGAAATACTTTGAACAGTTCGGTGAAATCTTGGAGGCTGTTGTCATCTCCGATAAGGCCACAGGCAGATCAAAAGGCTATggcttt GTAACTTTTCGTGAGGCAGAAGCAGCCATGAGAGCGTGTGTTGATGCTGCACCAGTGATTGATGGGAGAAGGGCCAACTGCAATCTTGCTTCTTTGGGTGTTCAAAGATCCAAGCCTTCTACCCCTAAACatg CAGGAGGGGGAGGAGGAGTGAGAAATTTTAGGGCAATGAGTGGGTTTCAAGGAGGGTTTGGAGCAACAGCTACAGCCTTTCCTTCTGCAACAACCTTCCCTCATCATTATGCCATCCAACAAGGCCTACCTTATAATCTTTATGG GTACTCTTCATATTCTCCAGAATTTTCCTACCCCACG gGGTACTATGGTATGTATGGAGGCGCGACGGCGGCGCAGTATGCTGCAATGTATGGTAGTGGGACCAACGGGATGTTATCCGCCGCGGCAGCGGCAGCCGCCTTCTACCCTTACTTGAATTTTGGCGAAGGAAGTGGCGGAGCCACCACCACCGGCGGCTACACGGCCAGCCAGGCCGCCTACGGGGTCCAATACCCCCATCACTTGCTTCAGTACTCCGCCGCCATTAACACCACCGCCGGGTTCCCGGCGCAACACTACGCCACCCCCATTTCTCTGGCGGCGCACACAACTCCGGTGCAATCAG GCGTGAccgtggcggcggcggcggcgcgtgCACCCATTCCTCACCGTTGA